The Vulcanimicrobium alpinum sequence CGTTCGTCGCCTGGAACGCCTCGCATCATTGGGTGACGTTCGCGTTCGCGTTCGAGCAGCGTCACGTCGCCGAACCCTCGCCGATCCGGCCGCTCACCTACCTCATCGCGCTCGCCGGCGCGTACTCGCCGGGTCTGTGGGTCGCGGCGACGATCGTTGCGATGCGTCCGCGCAATGCATTGGTCGCGTGGACCGCGCTGCCGCTGCTCGGCCTCCTCGTGCTCCTGAACTTCCACGAGCGGATCGAACTTCACTGGGTCTTCGGCCCGTACATCTCCCTCTGCGTCGGGATGGGGACGGCCTTCGCGCCGCTCGCGCAGCGCGCGCGCGTGCTGTGGGCGACGGCGGCCGCCGTTCCGGCGGCCGTGCTGATTCCGTTCCTGTTCGCGGCCTCGGCGTTTCCGGGTCAACTCTACATGCAGTTCCGCCAGACCGGCTCGACGCTGCGCAACACCGGCCCGTTCGAGATCTTCACCTACTGGCCCCTCGCACAGGACGTGCGCCGCATGGCCGACGCGAACGACGCGGTCGTCGTGACCGACGGCTACGGCTTCTCATCGTCGCTCGACTACGAAGCGGGGATCCCGCCAGTCTTCATCGGCTACAACGCGCAAGGTCAGGAGGCGAAGCGCTGGTACGATCGCGACATGCATCCCAAGCGCATTCTGTTTGTCGACAAGGAAGCGCTGATCGCGGTTCCCGGCCGGCCGGAGACCAAACCCGGCCGCCCCGACTTCGAACGGCGGTTCCGGCTCGCGTGCGGACACATCGAACCGGGTCCCGGGCTCGAGTACTCCTACACCGATCCGACGGGACACACGGTGCCGGCGCGGCGCTATTTCCTCACGTGGTGCGACGAGCCGCGTCCGAATGCGCTGCGCATCTTGCGCTGGGATGACGGCGTCGCGCAGGCATCGGTCGACCACGTGGGAGCCGCGCGATGATCGATTACATCCCGCTCACCGCGCTTGCCGGGAAGAAGACCACGACGGCCGAATTGCGCGCGCTTGCGAGCGAGCGGATGAAGCGGCTCGGGTACCCGTACGTCGCAACCGAGTTCGCGCCGAGCTGCGGCGGCTGCCGTTTCGATGTCATCGGATTGGGACGCTATACGCGCCAAGTGCGCATTTACGAAGTGAAGTCGTCGCGCGCCGACTATCTCGCCGACACGAAGTGGGAGTCGTATCTGCCGTTCTGCACGCATTTCGCGTTCGTCGCGCCGGCCGGCGCTATCCAGCGCTGGGAACTCGACGGGGCGGTGGGGTTGATCGAGTACGGTCATCCGTCGTTCGAGCGGATGATCGCGAACCGCCGCTTCGGCTGGACGATCCGGCCCGAAGACGCGCTGCGCGCGTCGCGTCCCGCCCGCCGCCTGCGCGACGCGGTCGGCGACGACGAATGGCACGCGTTGCTGGAGACCATCGCCTTCGGACGGCCGCTTCCGGCCGCCGATCTCACCTTCACCGACGGAGCCGGTATTTGAGCGAACATCGTCCCTTCCCGTTGCCCGGCGCGATGCCGCAATACGGTCCCGACAAGCGCGTCGACGTGCTGCACATCGACCTCGACCTCCGCCCCGACCTCGAAACGCAGCGTCTCGACGCGACCTGCACGACGACGGTGCGCGCGATCGAGGACGGCGTCGACCGGCTCGTCCTCGACGCGAACGATCTCGACGTTGCGGCGGTGCGTGCGGAGAGCGGCGCGGCACTGCGGTTCCGCTCCGCCAGCCGCACGCTCGAGGTCGAACTGTCGCCGCCGCTGGGCGCGGGCGAGCGCTTCGTGTTCGCCGTCGACTATCGGGTCGAGCGCCCGACGCGCGGGCTCTACTTCGTCGAATCAGAACCGAAGCACGCGTGGACGCAGAGTCAGGACACCGATGCGCGCTACTGGTTTCCGTGCTTCGATTATCCGACCGAGAAGCAGACGACGTCGCATCGCATCACCGTTCCCAACGGCCACTTCGCCCTCGGGAACGGCGCGCTGGTCGAACGGACCGCCGGCGCGACGCACACGGTATTCCGCTACGAGCAGGCGATCCCGCACCCCACCTACCTCGTGACGCTGGTGACCGGACCGTTCAGTGAGATCGAACAGCCGCATGCGGGCGTCCCGGTCTGGTACTACACGCTGCCGGGGCGGGAAGCCGACGGCGAGCGCGCGTTCGGCAAGACGCCGCGGATGCTCGATGTATTCGAACAGGTCATCGGCGTGCCGTATCCGTACGCGCGGTACGGGCAGATTGCGGTCGCCGATTTCATTTTCGGCGGGATGGAGAACACCGCCGCGACGACGCAGACCGATCGCGTGCTGCACGACGAGCGCGCGCACCTCGACTACTCGGCCGACTTTCTCGCCTCGCACGAATTGGCGCACCAGTGGTTCGGCGACCTCGTCACCTGCCGAGATTGGTCGCAGGCGTGGTTGAACGAAGGGTTTGCGACCTACTTCGAGGCGGTGTGGCTGGAGGCCGACAAGGGCTGGGACGAATACCAGTACGACGTCTACACCGCGACCCAGCGCTATTTCGAAGAGGACGACGAGCGCTATCGCCGCCCGATCGTCTGCAACGTGTACCGCGATCCCATCGAGCTGTTCGACCGCCACCTCTACGAAAAGGGCGGCGCGGTGCTGCACATGCTGCGCGGTGAACTCGGCTGGGAACGGATGAAGCGCGCGATTAAGCGTTACGTCTCCGACAATGCAGGACGCAACGTGGAGACGATCGATCTGATCCGTGCGATCGAACGCGAGACCGGACGCAACCAGCGGCAGTTCTTCGCGCAGTGGGTCGAGCGCGGCGGCCACCCCGATCTCGAAGCGTCGTACCGCTGGTACGCCGAGCGGTCGACGGCGATCGTCACGATCGCGCAGAAGCAGACCGTCGACGACGCGCACCCGGCGTACGTCTTCGATCTCGACGTCGCGTTCGTCACCGCCGCGCCGGCCGTGCCCGCCGCCGATGCCGGCGACGCGCCGCTCGACGGCGAGATGCGCACGCGGCTGCGCGTCGAACGCGCGCCGCAGACGTTCGCGATCCCGCTGCCGCAGGAGCCGGCACTGATCCGGATCGACCCGTCGGCCTGGATCCTCGCGTCGTGGACGTGGTCGCTCGGCACCGATATGCACGTCGCGATCCTGCGCGGCGATCCGGCACCCGTCGCGCGGATCCGAGCCGCGCGAGCGCTTGCGAGGGAGGGGACGCGCACGGGACTCGCCGCGCTCGCGCTCGCGCTCGCCGGCGACCCGTTCTGGGGCGTGGCGGCAGAGGTCGCCGCCGCGCTCGGCGAGACGCGCGCGCCCGCGGCCCTGCGCGCGCTGCTGGGCAACGC is a genomic window containing:
- a CDS encoding ArnT family glycosyltransferase; translation: MKYATWAIVAFVTLLRAIAAAKVPLTGDEAYYWEWAKHPALGYADHPPMVAYLILPFAWATANPIWIRLGFLACGVIATLAAAATARRLTGDERAGMVTALAMMLTPMLSVGFVIATPDGPLMAAWACVLYGTVRAMQSRSRADFVLLGVALAAALLSKMFAYALVAGIVAWSLAPARRALWREGLWLSFAVAAVLYAPFVAWNASHHWVTFAFAFEQRHVAEPSPIRPLTYLIALAGAYSPGLWVAATIVAMRPRNALVAWTALPLLGLLVLLNFHERIELHWVFGPYISLCVGMGTAFAPLAQRARVLWATAAAVPAAVLIPFLFAASAFPGQLYMQFRQTGSTLRNTGPFEIFTYWPLAQDVRRMADANDAVVVTDGYGFSSSLDYEAGIPPVFIGYNAQGQEAKRWYDRDMHPKRILFVDKEALIAVPGRPETKPGRPDFERRFRLACGHIEPGPGLEYSYTDPTGHTVPARRYFLTWCDEPRPNALRILRWDDGVAQASVDHVGAAR
- a CDS encoding MmcB family DNA repair protein; this translates as MIDYIPLTALAGKKTTTAELRALASERMKRLGYPYVATEFAPSCGGCRFDVIGLGRYTRQVRIYEVKSSRADYLADTKWESYLPFCTHFAFVAPAGAIQRWELDGAVGLIEYGHPSFERMIANRRFGWTIRPEDALRASRPARRLRDAVGDDEWHALLETIAFGRPLPAADLTFTDGAGI
- a CDS encoding M1 family aminopeptidase, which encodes MSEHRPFPLPGAMPQYGPDKRVDVLHIDLDLRPDLETQRLDATCTTTVRAIEDGVDRLVLDANDLDVAAVRAESGAALRFRSASRTLEVELSPPLGAGERFVFAVDYRVERPTRGLYFVESEPKHAWTQSQDTDARYWFPCFDYPTEKQTTSHRITVPNGHFALGNGALVERTAGATHTVFRYEQAIPHPTYLVTLVTGPFSEIEQPHAGVPVWYYTLPGREADGERAFGKTPRMLDVFEQVIGVPYPYARYGQIAVADFIFGGMENTAATTQTDRVLHDERAHLDYSADFLASHELAHQWFGDLVTCRDWSQAWLNEGFATYFEAVWLEADKGWDEYQYDVYTATQRYFEEDDERYRRPIVCNVYRDPIELFDRHLYEKGGAVLHMLRGELGWERMKRAIKRYVSDNAGRNVETIDLIRAIERETGRNQRQFFAQWVERGGHPDLEASYRWYAERSTAIVTIAQKQTVDDAHPAYVFDLDVAFVTAAPAVPAADAGDAPLDGEMRTRLRVERAPQTFAIPLPQEPALIRIDPSAWILASWTWSLGTDMHVAILRGDPAPVARIRAARALAREGTRTGLAALALALAGDPFWGVAAEVAAALGETRAPAALRALLGNARHAHPKVRRAVAEALGTFVGDADAAAALLAMRDDASYFVVAEALHALGKTRDSRAFDALGAGMTTPSWNATIASGAARGLGALGDERALPPLRDALAPDVPEALRRAALGALAELGTLAEPVRTAAFEAIDRALRDPAYLVRVSAFAAAEKLNDARLLPSLDALAASEVDGRLRRDAQEAAQRVREGQQKPAELAKMREDLERLRAEAHALRERVDTLSASRAELPAR